A stretch of DNA from Candidatus Cloacimonadota bacterium:
ATACAGATTGAAACCAGACTATTGGACGAGACCCTCTGGCTTAGCCAAAAGCAACTGGCAGGGCTGTTTCAGACTACGGTTGCTAACATCAATATCCATATCCGCAACATCCTCACAGAGGGTGAGCTAGAGGCAGACGCAGTTATTAAGGATTTTTTAATAACTGCCTCCGATGGTAAAAGCTACCA
This window harbors:
- a CDS encoding cell filamentation protein Fic gives rise to the protein MKKELKTAEPRFLIYSNQDGSIQIETRLLDETLWLSQKQLAGLFQTTVANINIHIRNILTEGELEADAVIKDFLITASDGKSYHTMHYNLDMVISV